From the genome of Nitrospira lenta, one region includes:
- a CDS encoding ubiquitin-like protein Pup, translating into MEKQERKQEPKREPQSKDEVKANPKVVETGKKLTEDIDKLVDEIDEVLEKNAEEFVKNYVQKGGE; encoded by the coding sequence ATGGAAAAACAAGAGCGCAAACAGGAGCCAAAACGCGAGCCTCAATCGAAAGATGAGGTGAAGGCGAATCCGAAGGTCGTTGAGACCGGGAAAAAGCTCACCGAAGATATCGACAAGCTCGTCGATGAGATCGACGAGGTCCTCGAAAAGAACGCTGAAGAGTTCGTTAAGAACTACGTGCAAAAGGGGGGGGAATAG